The genomic DNA CGAAGTTAGAGTAGGGGTGATCTTTGGTATATCCGGATCGGAAACAATTGGGATACATGTCAATGTGGAGTTCTCCTAAGAGTCTGTTCTTGCAGTTGGACAATGCCAGCTCAAAGCGGTTTTTACCATATATCTAGTTCGATGTGTTTTTTCAATGAACTTTGTGCCAgcaaacaagaaattaaagttATGTATGCTAGTTCTATGTGTGTTTTGTCAGCAACCAAGAAATTGAAGATGTACATTAGCAAGGccacaataaaattttgacagtAAAAACTCTAGACAAATTTTGTACATagttgatttgacgaaatttcATTTACAAGAAAGCAAACATCGTTAGCCTAATTGACGAACACCTTGAAAAGGGGGAGGTGTCTACCAAGGGCCTATGATGCTTAAGTCAGAAAAGTAGCACAAAGAAAAGAGAACTTGAAAGAGTAATGACTTCTTCGCAGTAAGTGACTTCCTGTTTTCTCCAATTGACTTagctatttatagggaaaaaaaccCTAGTAGGTAGCTGGGAAGGGAAGTTGTAGAGCATACTAGGTAGTCTTTGAAGACGTAGGCTAGCCCCGTAGTGCTACCATCTAGTATTCTTGAAGATCCCGTTGGTAAGAGCACAAGTGCACTGGACACCCAAGGAGAGACTCCGGAGAGTCAGTGTCCTGCCATCATTGGATCGAGTGTGGCCCAATGGCAGGACATATTATGGGTGGCCTGGAGAGCCCATAATATGTGCCATGGGCGGCTAGGAGAGCCCATGGTGCGTTTTGGCATAAAATCCCAATTACCTTAGGGCAAACTACATCTTATTCCCTTAAGATAATTTTGTGGTCTACTCATGACGTCAAGGGTACAATTATTAGATTGAGCATATAGTCTATGTGTTTTTCTTCTATTAAATGTGGTTAATTTATGTTTCCAGAAAACAAATCATTAGAATGTCCGACATGAATTTTAAGTAGCTTATGGCATTGagaaattgagaagaaaaacacGTTTCATAATAGTCTTTGTAAAAACTTCTGAAGGGACTAACATCAGTGATGTggtcatattttcatatattatcATCATATATTCACTTTGAATTTTGTATACATTAATGGGTTAAATGCACTAATAATATTGTTTTGATCTTTAAGCATTTGATAGCGGAACAACatgaaaaaggagaagaaaatgacaaTTTCGGGTGTCTAGAGTAATTTCAATGTAGTAAGAGGCTAATTAATTGCACCAAGACATGCATTACAATAAGAAGATGAGACTACAACGGTTTTGGAAATCAAATGGACATGGGAATGCTATTCAATGGATTTTAGGAGAGAACTTAATTACTAGTTTTATTATTTccgtttatttttctttcctttaataATGACTTAAAGTCCATTAGATAGGCATTTAGTGGGTATTTAATTGAATTTAGTAGGATGTATTTTTCCTTCTTGCTGTGGGTTTTATATAAGGAGGTAACTTCTCCTTATTAGGAGTCTGCcactaaaacaaaaaatcatcgtATATTGGAGGAGAAGGTTGCGGCAAAGAGGAAGAAAgcttagagtttttttttttccttacttTTCTAGGCTTACGATGTAGTCTGATCATGTTAATTGCCTTGTGACATTGTTATTatcatgttttcttttttattgagtAATTTTTCCTATACATAATGctcttgtttttttgtttagatgcttgatcaccaCCTAAGTTTTAGTTAAGTTGATTTGATGCAAGTTATAATAGATTATAGATGTCATACTTCACTTAGATTTAGCTTCTTGCAATTGATACCATAAACACCTATTTGTAGATGCCAtgcaattagggtttgtgtgatTTTTCCAAGGATTTCCATAGAGCTTAATGGGTTCTTACTTGTTTAAATTCATCTAGATTTCATAGAAGGTTAACATGTAAGGATACTTTTGATGCAACCAGATGTCATGGCCGTTGAATAATTAGGGAAAATCGATCATCAATATCGGAGAACTACTTGAGCATAACATACTAAGGGAATTAAGTAGAATTGGTTACGGTGAATTCGGGTGCCCTAGGTCTTCTTttcttatgttttcaatttattaatgcattttattttcaagttttgtttaatttcaCTTTAAGTCAAAATGTCATATATTTTCTGTTAAAGCTTCTCCATtataatttgtttcaatttagttagtaACATTTTTAGAATCAATTCGATCTATGTGGAACGATATCCATGCTTCAAAGTAATACTATCATCTGATTCGTATACTTACGAACACTAAAATTCGAGACTTGATGAAGTTAATTTTGGTTATCTAATTTTCGCAACAATCAACGACTttataattcaattattttcaCATAAAAACCTTAtgtcataattaaaaaataaacaaaatagcaTAGCGTCTTTAAACTCTATGCTATTTACGCGGTAGTTGGTTGCATTTGATATGAAGAACCTCCGGACTTAGTTAGGTATATGTTGTTTGACGATTGTATCTCTTAGTTGCATCCATATTTAGGATTGTTGGGAGTTTGGTTTTCTTCCACACGCGCAGCCGCGCTCCACGCATGCAATTTTTGTTGAGTACATGCTCCACCATTGGaaacaatttatttaataaatcaaacaaaaatcaCATGAAATGcatgaaaagttaaaaataatgtgtgtttatcattttctcttttttatttcgtGCTATCCTTCACTTCCTCACTTGTTAGAAAAGGAGAATATGCTTTGGAGGCCTTAATATGCCAAGGCAAGGGTTGACACTTGGCATTAAGTAGTAgtttttttataatctttttTCTAGGGTGGAAAAATAACAGATATGGAACCCTTGGAGGGATGGAGAGCAGTTATTGAAATTATAACAGAAAACGACTGTACAATTACTTATTAGTGTTAGGTTGACAAACATTTTcgactaaatttacaaattatacaatatgtcatcaataaaaaataagcacgttaattagCATTGAGGGTCGTGGACTGGATGGGATCGGACCTTAGGAAATGATTGGATTGGCAGAGATATGTAAGGCATGACTTGTAACCCATGTATAAGGATATGTTAGATAACCCTTTCTATTGTGGATTCATAATGCATTATGTCCATTCATGTCTATCTCACATTTTAACATAACAAATAATAGATTGGACTCAAGTCCATTTTAATTGATAATAACCTATCACTAACAGCCCACCAAACAGGCCCCTacgtaataatctaattatcaaaAACCAAGTCATATGATATACAAAGTATAGTTTAAGTAGatggtctccctaacattacctaTTACTTATTTTACAAGAAAATGGTCATAAAGTTTTCAAAcactaatattattttaacaaatttGTAGCAATTAGCACTTCAATTGGCAGGTAAGGCTCACAACCAACAATTATAATGTCAAAAACTTGGTTTACCAAATTTATTCAGAACTTACCTACCACACTTTGATATAGTGCGTTTTCATCctacaaaataacaaaaattctaGATTGTTCGACTCATTTGAGGAAGAAACTGGGAGAGTAGCCAAATGTCCTTCTCAGATGTTTTTGCTTGAGAAGGTGGAAAATGTAAGGACTTGATGATTTTCAACCTCAATTTTGATGGCCACAAAGAATTTTGTTAGAGCATACTtgtgcttaatttttttttaaaaaaaagcaCGATAGAAtattaccatattaaaataagaataaattaGGTTTCAGTCTCTAGTTAATAACGAGCATTGACTAAAATCTTATTGATTTCAATTTGTGACCAAAGTTCTTGACTTTTTTCACACTAGACTTCATAATaaattttgagaaatgctaagcgGGCTCTTGCGAAAGTGAGATTTTTCATGAACTCTCTGACACATCACAGTTTAACGTCAGTTTTTCATATCAATATTATGAAACATTGTgcgaaaaaaaatataaggagATAAAATGTCCATAGGGAGTTTCATTTTTGAAAGAGTCTTCTtaacttttcttataattttttttacacgaCAACAATTTTTATTGGGCATTGGAAATAATATTTATTCATTCGTTTATTTATAGAATTGTTGAAAGGTTATTTATGGTAAGTTTCTCAAAATTTTGAGCGACTTATTCTTAACTAATCAACAAGAttatctaatttttatttttatttaaaaaaaaaaaacaagattatTTTCATCTTCAAACGCTACCCAAATATgctatgagttttttttttctttgatcaaataataGATTTGTTAAATGAAATGTTAGATCAAGGAGTCGACGGATCTTAAACTCACGCTGTAATGCAAGGCAACACTACTCTACATCACTGTAGTAAAGGACCACTTGTGTTATGGGGTTTAGCAGCCACAAAACTTTAGAATCAAGGTCATCCACTAGAGGAAGTCTCGTCGTTTTCTTTCAAGCTCACTTTTGTTTGCAACTTTATTTTATCGCTCATCCTACATATATCAAAATTGTACTCATGAATCACTATCCATGGCTTATATCCCCATATATTAttattggtacattatttttcaGTTGCTGCTGTTTATGCATCATACTTACATGTGTATATTCTTTTTCGTTGATTTGAAAATGTATCCATGTAAAGTTTATTAgaagaaatttattaattttattaagcataatatctatttattattattatcctttttttgaagaatgtacccatgttttttgtttgaagaatCAACCAAATGCCTTgtggtacattatttttttgggttgattTAATGAATGTACTCATAGTTATTTTTATACTAGCCTCTTGCCACACGCATACGCGTGTGGCAATTGGACTTTTTATATTAGattatgtcttttaatttttttttttaaataacaattttatatttttattaaaaaattattcataaaaaaaaatgaagcaaaacCATGAAACCGCCCACTAACATGGGagttgttttttaattaaagttttaaatttaaaattcattcaaaattaaaatgtgatGAATTACTTTAAATTCTTATGATTCAATTGTAATTTTAAGAATTCTTAAAGGacaatttttggtattttgaatgtttcacctttTAATcctctcactttatatatatagatgtaaACATGATTTTCtactaattttgaattttctttccaTAAGGTGGGgagtataatttttatttttgaataattttaATCCCAAaatcatgggttttatttaaaatatcatTAATATAGGCAACTACAAAttccaattttaaaaataaaataactgaCATGAAAATACAATAATACTAATAGTCAGGGACTTGGATCAaacactaaaaataaataagattttaatcaaAGAACATTGGTAGTCAGAGACCACATCCAAGTCTCCCAAGACATACAATGGAGAGGGCTTCAATCACAAAAAAGTTTTTGTCAAAGTTTTCAACCATGTCTAAGGAAAAAAAGTGTACATGCACCAAACAAATCAGTTATACCTATTCTCAAGAAGCAAGTTGAAAACTACATCAGGTAGTTATTCAAACCAATTAATCATTTGTGAAATTGTTAAACCATCTAACCGATCTATACGCAACTCCATTTGCGCCTCTTCTGACATGAATTGGTTTTGAGTTGGCTAGAGTAATGTATTATTTCTGCAGTCAAGTTCGAATATTTATCTTATAATTTAGATGATATTAGTGCATATAGTTTGTAAAAATGAGTCTCAAACCCACTTAATACAAATAATACGTTTTTGCATTTGAGCAAATTTTAATCCGGAAACAAAATATGCTAAGGTTTGGAAggctactttttttttcctttctttccttttctttttgaacaaacgatattatctacattggtgggcttaacctcacaatgggctagtaataatgtggttcaaatttgcttttaaCGAGAAAGCCTAAGACTTCTCGTTTACAactgaagagaaatatcactagatcgtagtactaagtggcaggTTGGAAGGCTACTTACACAAATCTAATAATTTTGTGTCAATATGTCAATCATATATTTGTTACCATTTTTGAGTTTGCAGTATCTTCCATCTTTAATTATGGAAAGTGGCATGGCAGGCCTACCccatattagaaaaaaaaaaaaaaaaaatttgctccTAAAATGTCTTTAAGCAATATCTGAAATCatgggattttatttttattttctttctatatAAAGGCAAACTTTTATTCTTTTGATTTACCTTCTGTTTTGCattattcttttgattttctttctattttgtaatatttttttgtagAGTTAATTGGAATTTTGGTCCTTCAACAAGAATATGTGAGAATCGGTttctaaatttattaaaatgtgTAGTAGTTGTCATTTCATGTGAAGCAAAGACCTATATACGTTTTTGTTAGAAGATGCGACTATAAGAGAAGGGTTCAGAATAAAAAGGATAGAGGAAGGCTAGAGATGATAAGAAAATATACGGAGTATTAGAACTAACGGAAAGTTTGGCTCAAAACCGAACATAACTACATTTTAAGATTCATACAGCCAATTTCACTTAATATAATAAGGCTTAGCTGGTGTTGTTGTTACTTTTATGTTACCTTCTTTTGTCGATTTTCTGGATCTTCTAATTTCTGCAGCAAAACATGTTCGTACTACCGTACACTTTGATGTAGCCTGAAGatacattttttttccctttataaTTCTTTAGAAAATACGTaggaaaggaaataaaataaaataataaatttatgaTTATTATGGTACATTCTTTTGTTGAGAGACCTTTGACTTTCCCACATTCCCTCCAAATCCCACTCTCTCTCAATGGCATGCTTTAAATACAACCACATCAATGCACcaagcaaaaattgaaaaccccaTTTCTTTTCGGTTCTCTCCCCTCTCTTCTTCTCCACACAgccagatatatatatatatagagagagagagagagagagagagagagagagagagagagatacagaGAGAGAATATAGCAGAGCCCATTTCTTTTGTGTTCTGCTCTCCCCTTCTCTTCTTCTCAACTCagacagatatatatatatatagagagagagagagagagacacacacacacacacacacacggagaATATACAcgagctatatatatatactgttGATTTTCTGCTATTTTAATTTTCGTTAGGCTCAAAGATGTCGTCGTTTTTCCAGTGTGTTGCCCTAGTTTTAGTAGGTCTTGGATTATTTGGAGAAGCAGATGCCCAACTGTATAGAGTATACGGCAATAAGAAGATTGCTTATTACACCACTACAGTTGATAAATCCGGCCGTGGCGATTTCACCTCCGTACAATCTGCCATCGATGCTGTTCCTAAAAACAACCGGCACTGGGTTTCTATCAAGATCAAGGCTGGCACGTATAggtattttcattttctttttcaactttTAAAAATCACTGATTATAAAAAGAGAAGTGATTTCGACACCATTTTTTCCGTTCATCAGCACACCATTGTTTATCTGTGGGATTTAGATGGAACAGATTAAGGAAGAATCAAGGGACATAACCACATAAATAAACACGAGTGTACAtacaaatgaattaaaaaaaaaattgttcaaaatcaTTTCCCCATTATCTAAATTTCTTGGATTGTTGTAATTTTTCGTGTGTGTATATCATATGAATAATATTGCAGGGAAAAAGTGACTATCCCGAGTGATAAGCCGTACATAATTCTCAAAGGAGAAAATAAGCGCAAAACACAGATTGTTTGGGATGATCATGACTCACTTGCACAAAGCCCTACTTTCGCCTCATTCGCTGATAATATCATTGCCAAATCCATCACCTTTGtggtaattatatttaaatataaataaataaataaataaatatatatatatatatatatatatatataacctctAATTTGTtctattaattttgtttaattagatttcttcaatattcaaataattataTGCAGAATTCATACAACAACCCTGTGAATAGCAACCCTCAAATGCCGGCAGTGGCGGCGATGATATCCGGTGACAAGTCGAAATTTTATCGATGTGGTTTCTTTGGGTTGCAAGACACTTTGTGGGATGTTAGTGGTCGTCACTACTATAAGCTTTGCACCATCCAGGGTGCGGTCGATTTCATCCTCGGCAGTGGCCAATCCATTTTTGAGGTTACTTCATACTTTAATTACGTTACCCCTTAATTTCAAACTTCAATTTTCATAAACATGTTTTCGCACATCAATAGCTAACAATCATCTACACTATACAATACAGAGTCTTGTTGAGGGACCCAATTTATGACCTATACATAGAATTATGGATACGTTGGTGAAAAAGTTGGGTCACATAGCACTATGTTTCTTAAAGACATAAAgcgttggtttggtattgctgtgctttgaaaaaaaactgcttctgctgtgctgtgagaataagcagctatgaaataaagcagcagagtgtttggtaaacttttttgtaaaagtgcttttgaaaagaaaaaaaaaagtagtattagagtgtttggtaaacttttatgtaaaacagatgtgaaaaaaaatcggtttttcaaagctgggttttgcaacttcttgtttttggctttttttcatctaaaactgtgaaaaaaagctgaagctgagtgtttaccaaacacaaaaacagctcccagctttttttgatagcagcttttttctgaatcacctcagtaccaaaccggGTCAAAGACACTTAGGGTTGGTTttgtattgttgtgctttgaaaaaaagctacttttgctgtgctgtgagaataagcagctgtgaaataaagcatcagagtgtttggtaaacttttttgtaaaagtgcttttgaaaacaaaaaaacagtattatagtgtttggtaaacttttatgtaaaacagatgtgaaaaaaaacctgtttttcaaagttgggttttgcaacttcttgtttttggcttttttcacccaaaactgtgaaaaaaagctgaagctaaatgtttaccaaacacaaaaagagcttccagcttttttttatactagcatttttcagaatcacctcagtaccaaaccaggccttaaTGATGATACATACTTGATCCAACTGTCAACGATGGTTGGCATTGAATGTATGTAGTTACTcataaaaaaatacacatatatagcaTCTACTTATCAAATAACAATCTATAGCACATGATACGTTGTCAATATGTCATTactattttgttgaaaaaacaTTAAacggtgatttttttttaatgttcaaCATGTGTAGAGATGTTCCATATCAGTTCTTGGTGGAGCTTTGGGACGTGGTGTGGCGGGTTTTATCACAGCACAGGGAAGAGACAGCCCAAAGGATCCCAATGGGTTTGTGTTCAAGGATTGCAAAGTGATTGGTAATGGTTCAACCTTCTTGGGAAGGCCATGGAGAGGTTACTCAAGGGTCATATTCTACAATTCCAATTTCTCAGACGTCGTCGTTCCTGAGGGCTGGGCTCCTTGGAATATGGTTGGCCACGAGTAAGACCTCTCAcccttattatattaacactaACTTTAGTCACATCAAATTTCACCAATTCTTTCATTTTCCTCAATGTAATCCTTTCAAAGCATCAAAGTTACTAAATTTGTTCACCAAATGATGTATTTGTACATTACAAATACCTTACTAGTTTGTGTTAAGTAATGTTTCTGTTTGACTTAGATTTGAATCAAATAAACATTGTCATGCATGTTTTGCATAACCCATTTCCCCTTGGTAATATTCACAAGAGTCACCAAAAGATATTACGAGTGATGAAATTTGAGCAGAACCACACAATGAATAGGCCATAGTTTGGTATATGTCGAACTCGTCATTTTTAGGAAGTGAAAATGAGATATCATATTTACcaataaagaagaatatcattagactaTAGTACTGCCGACAAACATTCTTTTGGTCTCTAAATGTATACAACTTAATGTGATATGCAGGGAGCAATTGACGTACGCAGAGCATGAGTGCTATGGACCAGGAGCCAACACTTCAAAGCG from Pyrus communis chromosome 17, drPyrComm1.1, whole genome shotgun sequence includes the following:
- the LOC137723056 gene encoding probable pectinesterase 29, coding for MSSFFQCVALVLVGLGLFGEADAQLYRVYGNKKIAYYTTTVDKSGRGDFTSVQSAIDAVPKNNRHWVSIKIKAGTYREKVTIPSDKPYIILKGENKRKTQIVWDDHDSLAQSPTFASFADNIIAKSITFVNSYNNPVNSNPQMPAVAAMISGDKSKFYRCGFFGLQDTLWDVSGRHYYKLCTIQGAVDFILGSGQSIFERCSISVLGGALGRGVAGFITAQGRDSPKDPNGFVFKDCKVIGNGSTFLGRPWRGYSRVIFYNSNFSDVVVPEGWAPWNMVGHEEQLTYAEHECYGPGANTSKRVSWEKKLSSDTVQQFASLEFINADGWLSDQPF